The region GCATATGCTCGGGTGAAGGCGGCATGCTCCCGGAAGAAAAAGCCGAGAACAGCCGTTACTTTTATGAGCTCGCCAGCGCCCAATTCGGCTATAAGGAGTCACTGCTGAGCGATATTCAGGCCTTTCATTTCAAGGGTGGCCAAGGCGCCAAGACCGGTACAGGCGGTCATCTGCCGGGCAACAAGAACACCGGGAAAATCTCTCAGGTACGCAACATCCCCGCCGGCGAGCCGGCTACCTCGCCGCCTACGTTCAAGGACCTTTCCAGCGTCAGGGATTTCAGGCGCTTCGCCGATCGCGTGCGGGAAATCTCCGGAGGGGTACCAGTCGGCTTCAAGCTGAGCGCCAACCACATTGAAAGAGACATCCAGTTCGCGCTCGATGCCAGCGCGGACTACCTCATTCTCGATGGCCGGGGCGGAGGCACAGGCGCCGCTCCCGAAATGTTCCGGGATCATATCAGTGTGCCCACCATTCCCGCCCTGGCACGGGCCCGACGCTATCTGGATGAACAGAAGGCGAGCGGCCGGGTCACGCTCATCATTACCGGTGGCCTCAGAGTGCCAATGGACTTTGTCAAGGCGCTGGCGCTCGGCGCCGACGGCATAGCACTATCCAACAGTGCCATCCAGGCAATCGGCTGCGTCGGAGCGCGAATCTGCAACACCAACAACTGCCCTACCGGGATTGCAACCCAACGTGAAGACCTACGCAAGCGCCTCAACGTCGACCAATCAGCCGAGCGCTTGAACACCTTCTTCGGCGCAACGATTCAACTCATGAACGTGATGGCCAGGGCCTGCGGTCATAAGGCGTTGCGCGAGTTCAACCGGGAAGACCTGTCAACCTGGCACCGGGACATGGCGCTCTTGTCGGGGGTTCGATACGCGGGGATCGGGAAACCCTGGTAGGCTGCAGAATTTCAAAACATAATCGAGTAGGGTGAGGCGTCTCCGCCTCAGCCCTCTCACAGAACCGTACATACGGGCCACGTATACGGCTCATGCCATTAACTTACCCCGAGCTCGGGGACAGTGATGCCGGTTCGAACCTTGGTCAGGTCTACCAACCTCAGTTCATCGTGCAGGTAGGCATTGGGGATCGCATGATGCGCCAGCGGCGACGCCGCGTTGCGCCAGCTACGCATCTTGATGGACTTGAACGGCGGGCGGTAGCCCAGCTGTTTCAGCCTCCGATGTAGCCGGCTCGGTTTCTTCCACTGGGTGAGCTGGATGCAGCGTAGACGACGCCTCAGCCATCTCATCACCTGCTTCAGAACCCGAGCGCAGTTCGCTACCCGGAAGTAGCCGGCAAAGCCCCGCAGCACCGGATTCAACTCGCGGATGATCTGCATAAGTCCGATTCCACGGTTTCGCTTGGTCAGCGCTTTGAGCGTCTGCTTGAGTTTCACCACCTTCTTGTCCTGGATGCGGGTGTACTTAGTGTGGATCACCACACCCAGGAACTTCACCCCCTCATCGCTGTGGGCGATGTGGGTCTTGGTGGCATTCACCCTCAGCTTCAGCTCTCCTTCCAGATACCCTTGGGCCACCCGTAACGCATTCTCCGCACCCGCTCGTGAGCCGCACAGGATCAAGATGTCGTCCGCGTAGCGGACGATGCGGTGACCCCGCGCTTTCATGAACTGGTCGAAGGCGTCCAGATAGACGTTTGCAATCAATGGACTGATCACGCCGCCCTGCGGGCTGCCCAACGTCGTCTCTTCGAGGTGGTGCCCCACCATGACTCCGCTTTCCAGAAACTGGCGCAGCAGTGACAGAACACTGCCGTCCGTGATCCGTCGGCGGAACCGGCGGATGATCAGGTCGTGATTGAGGGTGTCGAAGCATTTCGACAGGTCCATGTCCACGACCCATTCGCGCCGATAGCGGCGGACGAACAACTCCGCCTTGCCAATGGCGTGGTGAGCACGGCGTCCCGGACGATACCCGTAACTCGACGGGTGGAAGTCCGGCTCGAAGATCGGTTCTATGATGCCGCGCAACGCCTGTTGCACTACCCGGTCCCGAACCGTCGGAATGCCCAGCAGACGCTCACCGCCATCCTCCTTGGCAATGACCACACGTCTGACCGGTCGCGCCCGATAGCGCTTCTCCTTCAGCTCGAGTAGCAGGCACGACAGCTCCACCTCCAGATTCGCCTCGAACGCACTCAGGCTCTGCCCATCGATTCCGGCCGCACCTTTGTTGCGTTTGACGTGTCTGAAGGCTTCATACAGACGCTGCTTTGACAGCAGGTGCCCGTACAGACTGTAGTATCTCCTCATGCCTGCGCATCTCCGTGATGACGGCTTCGAGGGTCGGTCTGGCTGCCGGCCTGGTTCAAGCGATCCGCCCGGGTGCTAGCGCTGTGGCAATCGTCCGCCACGGTATCGCCCTACTGCCTGGTTCGCAGAACACCGAAGCCACCACGTTCCCGCAGCGCCTCAATGCACGTGCCAGCCCCGTCGGGCTGCTTGTGAACACAGCGTCCACCGCTCGCTCGTCGTCCGTCATACTCGCTAATGACTTCCGCCCTTCGCATCCCAGCGGGGCTTTTGGCTCCGCTCGGCCCGCTGAACCTCCGCCAGCGGTCGTTCCGGCTTTGTCCTCCGCACTGTTACCAGGCTTCTTCGGTCGGAACTTCTTCACTACTACGGCTTCATCTGCCACCTCGCACCCACTGTGACCTCGGCTCTCGCCTTGCGCCCCAGCATCCGGCACGGCCGGATTCGGTGTCAGGCTTCCCCGGTTACTGCACCGGCTCCCCGTCAACGATGCCACCCTCAATCACAACACAGGTCTGACTGAGTATCGGGCTTCGCGCTATCTTGCACGCTTACCCACCTGTGCTGCCGAAGCAGGTTCACTGTCGTTGTGTACCGTTGACCTCCTATGGCTTCCTTCAGACCCCACCGTTGGCCAGTGACGCCCTTGCCAGTCGGATTATCTTCCCCTCAGTCGGGGTGATGTCATCTTCTTTCAGACGACCGGGTTTGCCGGCTTCGCCGGGCAAACAAAAAACCCGGGCATCAAAATGCCCGGGCTTTTTCACTGTGGGAGCTTATTGCAGGACAACTCAGGCCAGATCAAACCGATCGGCATTCATCACCTTGGTCCAGGCGGCCACGAAGTCTTTGACAAACTTCTCTTTCGCATCATCCTGAGCATACACTTCAGCCAGCGCCCGAAGCTGTGAGTTGGAGCCGAACACCAGGTCCACACGAGTGCCGGTCCACTTCAGTTGACCGGTTTTCATGTCCCGACCTTCGAACACATCTTCATCGTCTTTGCTCGGAGCCCACTGCGTATTCAGATCCGTCAGATTGACAAAGAAGTCGTTGGTCAACTTTCCGGGAGACTGCGTGAACACGCCGTGCCTGGCCCGCTTGTAGTTGGCATCCAACACCCGAAGACCACCGACCAGCACCGTCATCTCGGGCGCGCTGAGCTCGAGCAACTGTGCCTTGTCAATCAGCATCTCCTCATCGGAGACCACAAATTTGGCTCGACGATAGTTTCTGAAACCATCGGCTTCGGGCTTGAGTACCTCAAAGGACTCTGCGTCGGTCTGTTCGTCCGTCGCGTCGGTGCGGCCCGGCGCAAAAGGTACTTCAATGCTGTGACCCGCCTCCTTGGCCGCCTTCTCGATCGCCGCCGAACCACCGAGCACAATCAGATCGGCAAGCGACACTCTCTTGTTACCGGACTGGGCACTATTGAACGCCTTCTGAACACCTTCCAGCGCCTTGAGCACCTTGGCCAGCTGTTCTGGCTGGTTAACCTCCCAATCCTTCTGGGGCGCCAACCGGATACGGGCGCCATTGGCACCACCGCGCATGTCCGAACCCCGGTAGGTGGAGGCTGCAGACCAGGCGGTGTAAACCAGCTCCGGGACCGACAGACCAGATCCCAGAATTTTGCCTTTAAGGTCAGCAATGTCCTGAGCGTTGACCAGTTCGTGGTCCACGGCCGGAACCGGGTCTTGCCAGATCAGGTCTTCAGCCGGTACTTCCGGCCCCAGGTAGCGGGATTTCGGCCCCATGTCCCGGTGGGTCAACTTGAACCAGGCCCGGGCGAACGCATCCGCGAACTCCTCCGGGTTTTTGTGGAAGTGCTCGGCAATTTTGCGATACTCCGGATCTTCCCGCATCGCCATATCGGCGGTGGACATCATGATGTGCACTCGCTTGGAGGGGTCTTCCGGATCTGGAGCGTGATCTTTGTCCGCCAGGCCTTTCGGTTGCCACTGGTTGGCCCCCGCCGGGCTCTTGGTCAGTTCCCACTCGTAGCCGAACAGCATGTCAAAGTACGTCATATCCCACTTTGTGGGGGTCGGTGTCCAGGCGCCTTCCAGACCACTGGTAATCGCATCTCGCCCTTTGCCACTGCCGTAGCTGTTTTTCCAGCCGAGTCCCATCTGTTCTATTGGTGCCGCTTCGGGCTCCGGACCCACATACTTCTCGGGGTCCGCGGCGCCATGAGTTTTACCGAACGTATGGCCGCCGGCGGTCAGAGCCACGGTTTCATAGTCGTTCATTGCCATTCGCTTGAAGGTTTCGCGAATGTCTCTGGCGGAGGCCAGCGGGTCCGGATTGCCGTCCGGGCCTTCCGGGTTGACGTAAATCAATCCCATCTGCACGGCAGCCAGCGGGTTTTCCAACTCACGATCGCCTGAATAACGGCTGTTCGGCTTGTCACTGGTGGCCAGCCACTCATCTTCGGCCCCCCAGTAGATGTCTTCCTCGGGCTGATAAATGTCTTCACGTCCACCGGCGAAACCAAAGGTCTTGAAGCCCATGGACTCCAACGCGACGTTGCCGGTAAGCACATACAGGTCGGCCCAAGACAGTTTGTTACCGTACTTTTTCTTGATAGGCCACAGCAGACGGCGGGCTTTGTCCAGGTTACCGTTATCCGGCCAGCTATTGAGCGGTGCAAAGCGCTGGTCACCCGAGCCGGCACCTCCACGACCATCGCCCATGCGGTAGGTGCCCGCGCTGTGCCAGGCCATCCGGATGAAGAAGGGGCCGTAGTGACCATAATCAGCGGGCCACCATTCCTGGGAGTCGGTCATCAGCGCCTCAAGGTCTTTTTTGACGGCTTTGAGGTCCAACGTTCTGAACGCTTCCGCGTAGTCAAAGTCCTCACCCAATGGATTGGAGCGGGGCGAGTGCTGGTGGAGAATATTGAGGTTGAGTTGATTGGGCCACCAGTGCTGATTGCCGGTGCGTTCGTCGCTTACTTTGGTCCGCGAGCCGTGCATTACCGGGCATTTTCCGGCGACTGTAGCGTCATTTACACCCATTGTTAACTCCTTTGATTTGGCCTGTGGTGGTACGATTTATTAATACAGTAAAGACTATACACCCTAAACCTTCCATTAATTTAGTTTGATTTTCTTACCGATTTGATAGGTTTTGGCTATAGAAAAAAGGGAGCTCCGGTCGCGTTCTGGCCCTCGATCTGTTTAGAGCAGACGCCACCGCCACATTCGATTATCATGGCACCAATAGTCTTACCCGACAGGACCAATTTCGCGACCGATGCGATTGATCTCCCTCTTGCTTGTATTGGCTATTTGCCAGGCCACATTCGCCGCCCAGCCCACGGGGTCGGTGCCGGAGGTGATCAAGATCCCCTATATGGAACGGGCCGGACTACACCGGGACTATGCCAATGATTTACTGAAGCTCGCCCTGGAGTTGTCCGAGCACCGGTATGGGCCCTACGAAATTGTCCAGCAGCCGGCGCAAACCGTCATTCGCCGTCAACTGTTGGAGCTTCAGGAAGAGGGGCACCTATCCGTCGCCCTATCGATGCCCATGGCGGAATGGTTGAACAACGCCGAAATGATCCCCTTTCCGATCATGAAAGGCCTGGCCAGCTACCGACTGTTCTTCAGTCACCGCAAGAACCTGGACCGGTTTAATGCCATTGATGACCTCGATACCCTCAAAACCCTGAAGATTGGACAGGGCCCGGGCTGGTCCACCAGCAAGATTCTGGAAGACAATGGCTTTGAAGTCGTCTACGGTGGCCCTTACAAAACGTTGTTTCCCATGTTGCACGGGGATCGCTTCCAATTGCTGATGCGCGGCGTGTATGAAATCCAACCCGAGCTGGAGGCCTACCTGCCTGAGATGCCCGAGCTGGTGATTGTGGATGGAATCGCGATATACACGTATCTACCCATGTACTTTTTTGTATCCCGGGAACAACCCGGGCTGGCCGAACGATTGCGCTACGGACTGAAAAAGGCACACGACAACGGTCAGTGGGACGCACTCTTTGACCAGTACTTTGGCGATATGTTGAACTGGTTGAACCACGGGACAAGACGGGTGTTCTATCTGGACAACACCAATATTGACCGTTCGTTCTACGCCAATGACAAGTCTTTTCTGCTGAAGTCCATTGTGGCACTGGAATCGCAACGCCCTTAAGCCGACCTCGGCTTGCGCCGCTTAAGCCGAGGCTCCATAACGACCCGGGACAAGTGTTCGGGGTGAAACCATTTTTCTGAGAGAGTGACCTTTGACCCATACCGACTTTGCCACACTGCCCCTCGACCCGGCTCTGCTCCGCAACCTCGAATCCCTGGCCTATCATCACATGACCCCCGTTCAGGCACAGAGCCTGCCCGCCATTCTGTCCGGTCAGGATGTCATCGTTCAGGCCAGAACCGGTTCAGGGAAAACCGCCGCTTTCGGGCTCGGGCTGCTTCACAAGCTTCAGGGGGAATCATTCCGTATCCAGTCACTTGTCCTGTGTCCGACCCGGGAACTGGCCGATCAGGTGGCCGAGGAAATTCGTACCCTGGCGCGCACCCTGGCCAACATCAAGGTACTCACGCTTTGCGGCGGGGTTCCGATCGGTCCGCAAATTGGATCCCTTGAGCACGGCGCCCATATTGTCGTGGGAACACCCGGGCGTATTGACGATCACCTGCGCAAAGGCACGCTTTGTCTTGACCAGGCGAATACTCTGGTGCTTGATGAAGCTGACCGAATGTTGGACATGGGTTTTCAACCCGTGTTGGACCGTATTGTCGAACAGATCCCCTCCGCCCGACAGACCCTCCTGTTCAGTGCAACCTTCCCCCTGCAGATCGAATCCATCGCCGCGCGAATGATGAACCGACCGATCCGGATTACCGTGGAAGAACCGCACGATGAGCACAGCATCGAGCAGATCTTTTCGCCCATAGAAGGACTCTCACGGCCCGAGGCCGTGCGCCTGCTGCTGCTCGCGGAACGTCCAGACGCGGCCCTGGTGTTCTGTAACACAAAGGAAGACGTCAAGACCCTTGCGCAGCACCTGAGCCGGGCCGGCCTCAGCACCCAGGCGTTGCACGGCGATCTGGACCAGAAAGAACGGGACCAGACCATGGTGCTGTTCGACAACAACAGCTGTTCAGTCCTCGTGGCGACGGATGTCGCCGCCCGGGGGCTGGATATTGAGGCGGTGGACCTGGTCATCAACTACCAGATTGCACGGGACAGCGCGGTGCACACTCACCGGGTAGGCCGGACCGGACGGGCAGGCCGTAGCGGCAAGGCCATCACCTTGTTCGAAGAGAGGGAGCGCTTCAAGCTGGAACGCCTGGGCAACGCATTGACCCTGGCCTCCCTCCCCGACACTGAGACCCTGAAGCAACCCCCGTACCGGGCTCCAATGGCCACACTGCAGATTGATGGCGGGAAAAAACAGAAGGTGCGCCGGGGGGACGTCCTGGGCGCCTTGACCGCCGCCGGTGGTCTGCAGGGCCAGGATGTCGGGAAAATCCATCTTCAGGACCTGCGTACTTACGTGGCGGTCAAGCGCGCCGATGCCCGTACCGCGCTGGATATGATCAACAAGGGCAAGCTCAAAGGCCGTCAGTTCCGGGCCCGGCTACTTTAATCCGTCGCGGTCAATCAAAATCCTGTTGTTCCATCCAGGGAATAATGCGCTCAAAGGCCTTTTCGATATTCTCCATTGAGGTAGAGTAACTGAGTCGCAAAGAGTTGCTGCAACTGCTGCCGAAGGTTTCACCGGGAATGGTACACACACCGGTTTCCTTGAGCAGGCGCAAAGCGATGTTGGTGCCATTGGCGCCCTCCGGCAGCGATGGAAACAGGTAAAACGCACCTTCGGGCACATAGCCTGTCATATGCGGCGTCTGATCGACCAATTCCACCAGGCGGTCGCGCCGCGCCGTGTATTCCTTGAGCATATGATTGATAAACTCGTTACCGCCGTGCAGCGCCGCCACCCCGGCCCACTGAAACGGCGTGTTGGCCACGGTGGTGGTGAACATGTGATAGCGGCGCAGTTTTTTGATCGCGCCCTGACTGCCAATCAGCCATCCGATACGCATTCCCGCCATGCTGTACGTTTTTGAAAAACTGCTGACCACCATGACGTGATCGAGATCGCTGCAGCAGGACAACACCGACGGGTAGGTCTTACCGTCATAAATCAGATGGTCGTAAACCTCATCACTGATGATCTGAATACCACGATACGCGGCTTCTTCAACAATGGCCTCCAGCGTTTCCCGCGGATACACCGTGCCGGTGGGATTGCTCGGCGAGTTCAGCACGATACCGTAGGTATGCGGCTCAATCGCATCGATGACCTCCTGAGGATCCAACTGATGATTGTTTTCCGCTCGGGTGGGAATTTCGGTGACTTCACCTCCGTTCATGCGAATCAGCGGGGAGTACAGCATGAACGCGGGGTCGGGTACGATGAAATGCCGCCCCGGCGCCGAGACCGCCGTCAACGCCAAATACAGGGCTTCGGTGGCGCCGGTGGTAACCATGATGTTATCCGGGCTCAGGGTGCGTTGATAGCGCTCGCCGTAGTATATGGCGAGCGATTCCAGCAGCTCCGGCAAACCCGCATCCATGGTGTAGCCGGTTTGCCCGCGTTGCAGTGCTTCCACCCCCGCGTTGATCACGTTCTGCGGTGTCGGCAGATCCGGCTGACCGATGGACAGGTGGATCACATCCTCCATGGTGGAGGCGAGATTGACCATTTTCCGGATACCCGGAATCGGGATGGTCATCAACGCCGGATTCCAGATGGGATCCTCGGACTCGTAGAACTCGAAATCCATATTGCTCAGTGGCATACCGCTTCCCCCTTCAAGACATCAACGCCGGACGGCAATCAGTCAGGTCGTGGGCCTGCTGATAGGCGTCGGCGGTTTGCAACACCAGCGCGTCGTTGTAGCGTGCACCCACCAGTTGCAGGCCAATGGGCATGCCACTGGAATCAAACCCGCAGGGTACGGTAATCGCCGGCTGACCGGTCATGTTGAACGGATAGGTAAAGGGCGTCCAGGTGGGCCAGCGGGTATTCGGCCAATCTTCCGGCACTTCCCGGCCTGTTTTGAACGCGGTAATCGGCAGCGTCGGCGTCAATAGCAAATCATATTTCTGGTGGAAATTCGCCATGCGCTCGCGCAGGCGCACGGATTCGTCCACCGCCCCCATATAATCAAGCATGGTCAGGCGACCCGCTTTTTCGGCCACCTTTACCAGTTGAGGATCCATCCGCTCGCGCTTTTTACTGCCCAGTTCGCGTATGGCGTTCGCCACGCCGCCGTAAAACAGGTGACCAAATGCGGGCAAGGGATCGCTGAAGCCCGGATCCACACGCACAACCTCCGCACCCAGTTCCCGAAATACGTCCACCGCCTGAGCCACCGCGCGCTCGATATCCGGATCGACGTCAACGTAGCCCAGGTTGGGGCTGTAGGCGATGCGCAGGCCTTTGATGCTGCGGCCCAAGTTACCCAGATAATCGATGTGTCGACGGGGAATGGCGCGAGTATCGCGATGATCGTGCTCAGTTATGACGTTCATCATCAAAGCGCAGTCCTGCACCGTCCAGGTCATCGGCCCCGCCTGGGTGAGCGAGCCGAAGGGACTGGTCGGCCAGTGTGGTACTTCACCCGACGACGGTTTGAAGCCGACCAGCCCACAGAACGACGCGGGAATGCGGATGGAACCTCCCGAGTCAGTACCCAGGGCCAAAGGTGCCATACCCAGAGCGACCGCAACAGCACTGC is a window of Marinimicrobium sp. C6131 DNA encoding:
- a CDS encoding pyridoxal phosphate-dependent aminotransferase; amino-acid sequence: MPLSNMDFEFYESEDPIWNPALMTIPIPGIRKMVNLASTMEDVIHLSIGQPDLPTPQNVINAGVEALQRGQTGYTMDAGLPELLESLAIYYGERYQRTLSPDNIMVTTGATEALYLALTAVSAPGRHFIVPDPAFMLYSPLIRMNGGEVTEIPTRAENNHQLDPQEVIDAIEPHTYGIVLNSPSNPTGTVYPRETLEAIVEEAAYRGIQIISDEVYDHLIYDGKTYPSVLSCCSDLDHVMVVSSFSKTYSMAGMRIGWLIGSQGAIKKLRRYHMFTTTVANTPFQWAGVAALHGGNEFINHMLKEYTARRDRLVELVDQTPHMTGYVPEGAFYLFPSLPEGANGTNIALRLLKETGVCTIPGETFGSSCSNSLRLSYSTSMENIEKAFERIIPWMEQQDFD
- the dbpA gene encoding ATP-dependent RNA helicase DbpA, which encodes MTHTDFATLPLDPALLRNLESLAYHHMTPVQAQSLPAILSGQDVIVQARTGSGKTAAFGLGLLHKLQGESFRIQSLVLCPTRELADQVAEEIRTLARTLANIKVLTLCGGVPIGPQIGSLEHGAHIVVGTPGRIDDHLRKGTLCLDQANTLVLDEADRMLDMGFQPVLDRIVEQIPSARQTLLFSATFPLQIESIAARMMNRPIRITVEEPHDEHSIEQIFSPIEGLSRPEAVRLLLLAERPDAALVFCNTKEDVKTLAQHLSRAGLSTQALHGDLDQKERDQTMVLFDNNSCSVLVATDVAARGLDIEAVDLVINYQIARDSAVHTHRVGRTGRAGRSGKAITLFEERERFKLERLGNALTLASLPDTETLKQPPYRAPMATLQIDGGKKQKVRRGDVLGALTAAGGLQGQDVGKIHLQDLRTYVAVKRADARTALDMINKGKLKGRQFRARLL
- the katG gene encoding catalase/peroxidase HPI; amino-acid sequence: MGVNDATVAGKCPVMHGSRTKVSDERTGNQHWWPNQLNLNILHQHSPRSNPLGEDFDYAEAFRTLDLKAVKKDLEALMTDSQEWWPADYGHYGPFFIRMAWHSAGTYRMGDGRGGAGSGDQRFAPLNSWPDNGNLDKARRLLWPIKKKYGNKLSWADLYVLTGNVALESMGFKTFGFAGGREDIYQPEEDIYWGAEDEWLATSDKPNSRYSGDRELENPLAAVQMGLIYVNPEGPDGNPDPLASARDIRETFKRMAMNDYETVALTAGGHTFGKTHGAADPEKYVGPEPEAAPIEQMGLGWKNSYGSGKGRDAITSGLEGAWTPTPTKWDMTYFDMLFGYEWELTKSPAGANQWQPKGLADKDHAPDPEDPSKRVHIMMSTADMAMREDPEYRKIAEHFHKNPEEFADAFARAWFKLTHRDMGPKSRYLGPEVPAEDLIWQDPVPAVDHELVNAQDIADLKGKILGSGLSVPELVYTAWSAASTYRGSDMRGGANGARIRLAPQKDWEVNQPEQLAKVLKALEGVQKAFNSAQSGNKRVSLADLIVLGGSAAIEKAAKEAGHSIEVPFAPGRTDATDEQTDAESFEVLKPEADGFRNYRRAKFVVSDEEMLIDKAQLLELSAPEMTVLVGGLRVLDANYKRARHGVFTQSPGKLTNDFFVNLTDLNTQWAPSKDDEDVFEGRDMKTGQLKWTGTRVDLVFGSNSQLRALAEVYAQDDAKEKFVKDFVAAWTKVMNADRFDLA
- a CDS encoding glutamate synthase-related protein, coding for MSQPVIANNKPAKVTLKKGEEYAFCRCGRSGDQPFCDGSHSGTGFTPKIFKAEKDGDAFLCQCKHTGDAPFCDGTHKQFSNDQVGEEGPARAQDEPGGPPPAKATPEEPTVEFIHLLAREGLKNLGNHGPVAAMGVPRSELPHWDDLQIMVAQMATKPLMEDVDVDTELVIGPEAKKPLSLNIPLLVSDMSFGALSEEAKIALAKGAEMAGTGICSGEGGMLPEEKAENSRYFYELASAQFGYKESLLSDIQAFHFKGGQGAKTGTGGHLPGNKNTGKISQVRNIPAGEPATSPPTFKDLSSVRDFRRFADRVREISGGVPVGFKLSANHIERDIQFALDASADYLILDGRGGGTGAAPEMFRDHISVPTIPALARARRYLDEQKASGRVTLIITGGLRVPMDFVKALALGADGIALSNSAIQAIGCVGARICNTNNCPTGIATQREDLRKRLNVDQSAERLNTFFGATIQLMNVMARACGHKALREFNREDLSTWHRDMALLSGVRYAGIGKPW
- the ltrA gene encoding group II intron reverse transcriptase/maturase, yielding MRRYYSLYGHLLSKQRLYEAFRHVKRNKGAAGIDGQSLSAFEANLEVELSCLLLELKEKRYRARPVRRVVIAKEDGGERLLGIPTVRDRVVQQALRGIIEPIFEPDFHPSSYGYRPGRRAHHAIGKAELFVRRYRREWVVDMDLSKCFDTLNHDLIIRRFRRRITDGSVLSLLRQFLESGVMVGHHLEETTLGSPQGGVISPLIANVYLDAFDQFMKARGHRIVRYADDILILCGSRAGAENALRVAQGYLEGELKLRVNATKTHIAHSDEGVKFLGVVIHTKYTRIQDKKVVKLKQTLKALTKRNRGIGLMQIIRELNPVLRGFAGYFRVANCARVLKQVMRWLRRRLRCIQLTQWKKPSRLHRRLKQLGYRPPFKSIKMRSWRNAASPLAHHAIPNAYLHDELRLVDLTKVRTGITVPELGVS
- a CDS encoding amidase yields the protein MSQAMLRMTAVQLLEQYRDGALSPVDVANAMLDQIERVDSETNGFCLVDRDTTLALARESEQRYRQNQPQGVLDGVPVAIKDVFFTPMWPTRKGSQAVDPKHTLDRTSPATAALARHGYVPVGKTTTSEFGWKAVTDNPVDGVTNNPWNPQKTAGGASGGSAVAVALGMAPLALGTDSGGSIRIPASFCGLVGFKPSSGEVPHWPTSPFGSLTQAGPMTWTVQDCALMMNVITEHDHRDTRAIPRRHIDYLGNLGRSIKGLRIAYSPNLGYVDVDPDIERAVAQAVDVFRELGAEVVRVDPGFSDPLPAFGHLFYGGVANAIRELGSKKRERMDPQLVKVAEKAGRLTMLDYMGAVDESVRLRERMANFHQKYDLLLTPTLPITAFKTGREVPEDWPNTRWPTWTPFTYPFNMTGQPAITVPCGFDSSGMPIGLQLVGARYNDALVLQTADAYQQAHDLTDCRPALMS